In the genome of Pempheris klunzingeri isolate RE-2024b chromosome 11, fPemKlu1.hap1, whole genome shotgun sequence, one region contains:
- the tafa5l gene encoding chemokine-like protein TAFA-5, translated as MQSGVKTLSAGGGASLCCLLLLWLIYSHLLREGQLAVGTCEIVMLNRDSSVPRRTIARQTARCACRRGQIAGTTRARPACVDARIVRSRQWCEMAPCLEGEVCSLLFNRSGWTCTRGSGRIKTVTPLPKEPS; from the exons ATGCAGTCTGGAGTGAAGACGCTCTCCGCAGGTGGAGGTGCGTcactctgctgcctgctgctcctctggctCATCTACTCCCATCTGCTCAGAGAGG GCCAGTTGGCGGTGGGAACCTGCGAGATAGTGATGCTCAACAGAGACAGCAGCGTTCCCAGGCGGACCATCGCTAGGCAGACGGCCCGCTGCGCCTGCCGGAGAGGCCAGATCGCCGGGACCACCAGGGCAAGACCAGCATGTGTAGACG CGCGAATCGTGAGGAGCCGTCAGTGGTGTGAGATGGCTCCCTGTCTGGAGGGGGAGGTCTGCAGCCTCCTGTTCAACCGATCCGGCTGGACCTGCACCAGGGGCAGCGGTCGCATCAAGACCGTCACG